A genomic window from Ananas comosus cultivar F153 linkage group 22, ASM154086v1, whole genome shotgun sequence includes:
- the LOC109727144 gene encoding uncharacterized protein LOC109727144, whose amino-acid sequence MSPSPPRTALLVLLLLVFIAVVCKETTHASALNAATTMGVSPQKMERIQRYLEKINKPAVKSIKSPDGDIIDCVLMNKQLALDHPLLKNHKIQVHFFFFLEKNLCLIAVYPEFYGDSTTRLFIYWTRDAYNTTGCYNLWCPGFVQTNNQVVLGGTIAPPLSTYDAYQREITLLVWKDASTGNWWLSYDNIDVGYWPAAIFTQLVSYATSVQWGGEIVNNDVNGQHTTTQMGSGHFAEEGYQKASYFRNVEVVNSANGLYSPSISPSETNANCYDIAISSTTDWGTYFYYGGPGRNPKCP is encoded by the exons AtgtctccttctcctcctcgtaCTGCTTTACTTGTTCTACTGCTGCTAGTGTTCATTGCCGTCGTCTGCAAGGAAACTACGCATGCCTCAGCTTTGAATGCTGCTACTACAATGGGAGTGTCGCCGCAAAAGATGGAGAGGATTCAAAGATACTTGGAAAAGATAAATAAACCTGCTGTAAAATCCATTAAA agcccaGATGGAGATATCATCGACTGTGTTCTTATGAACAAGCAACTAGCTCTTGATCATCCTCttctaaaaaatcacaaaattcaggttcacttttttttttttttagaaaaaaacttaTGTTTAATTGCC GTTTACCCTGAATTTTATGGAGACAGCACAACCAGGCTATTCATCTACTGGACG AGGGACGCATATAACACTACGGGGTGCTACAACTTGTGGTGCCCAGGATTTGTGCAAACAAACAACCAAGTAGTCCTCGGAGGAACGATAGCCCCGCCTCTATCGACGTACGATGCCTACCAACGTGAAATTACTCTTCTTGTGTGGAAG GATGCAAGTACTGGCAATTGGTGGCTTAGCTATGACAATATTGATGTTGGTTACTGGCCAGCTGCGATCTTCACGCAACTCGTGAGCTACGCCACTTCGGTGCAATGGGGTGGAGAGATCGTGAACAATGACGTCAATGGGCAACACACGACGACCCAGATGGGTTCGGGCCACTTTGCGGAGGAAGGGTACCAAAAGGCCAGCTACTTTCGCAACGTTGAGGTTGTCAACTCTGCGAACGGTCTCTACTCACCGTCCATCTCCCCTTCGGAGACCAACGCCAATTGCTACGATATCGCGATCTCCTCCACTACTGACTGGGGGACTTATTTCTACTATGGTGGGCCGGGCAGAAACCCTAAGTGCCCTTAA
- the LOC109727174 gene encoding uncharacterized protein LOC109727174 isoform X2 yields MSPSPPTALLVLLLVFAAVVCNETTHASALNATTNMGVSPQKVERIQRYLEKINKPAVKSIKSPDGDIIDCVLMNKQLAFDHPLLKNHKIQRVAPNRPALRSEAANQQPRNETASRAWQAWNHVENCPVGTVSVRRTTVEDVLRAGSLSRFLRKKVLKRIASEPYTGHEYAVAYVDQQQAYGTKAIIDVWDPSVEFSSEFSLSQIWLIAGSYENEDLNTVEVGWQRDAYASTGCYNLVCPGFVQTNNQVVLGGAITSVSTYNATQREITLLVRKDPNSGNWWLSYQNIDVGYWPAEIFTHLASYATLVEWGGEIVNDDVNGQHTTTQMGSGHFAEEGYRKASYFRNVEVVNSTNALSSPQSVSTIAGNPNCYDIQTFFNASWGSYFFYGGPGRNPECP; encoded by the exons AtgtctccttctcctcctactGCTTTACTTGTTCTACTGCTAGTGTTTGCCGCCGTCGTCTGCAACGAAACTACGCATGCCTCAGCTTTGAATGCTACTACTAACATGGGAGTGTCGCCGCAAAAGGTGGAGAGGATTCAAAGATACTTGGAGAAGATAAATAAACCTGCTGTAAAATCCATTAAA agcccaGATGGAGATATCATTGACTGTGTTCTTATGAACAAGCAACTAGCTTTTGATCATCCTCTTCTGAAGAATCACAAGATTCAG AGAGTAGCACCCAACAGGCCGGCTTTGCGTTCCGAAGCCGCCAACCAACAGCCGAGAAATGAAACCGCGAGCAGGGCTTGGCAGGCATGGAACCATGTCGAAAACTGCCCCGTCGGAACGGTGTCGGTACGGAGAACGACGGTGGAGGATGTGTTGCGAGCCGGATCTTTGTCTCGCTTCCTCAGAAAGAAAGTTCTTAAACGTATTGCTAGCGAGCCTTACACGGGCCATGAG TACGCAGTAGCTTATGTCGACCAGCAACAAGCGTATGGGACTAAGGCCATAATCGACGTCTGGGATCCATCTGTCGAATTCTCTAGTGAGTTCAGCCTTTCCCAGATCTGGCTTATCGCAGGATCGTACGAGAACGAGGATCTCAACACCGTCGAAGTTGGATGGcag AGGGATGCATATGCCAGTACAGGGTGCTACAACTTGGTCTGCCCAGGATTTGTGCAAACAAACAACCAAGTAGTACTCGGAGGAGCGATAACCTCAGTATCGACATACAATGCCACCCAACGTGAAATTACCCTTCTTGTGCGGAAG GATCCGAATAGTGGCAATTGGTGGCTTAGCTATCAAAATATTGATGTTGGTTACTGGCCAGCTGAGATCTTCACGCACCTCGCGAGCTACGCCACTTTGGTGGAATGGGGTGGAGAGATCGTGAACGACGATGTCAACGGGCAACACACGACGACCCAGATGGGTTCGGGCCACTTCGCGGAGGAAGGGTACCGAAAGGCCAGCTACTTCCGCAATGTCGAGGTCGTAAATTCCACTAATGCCCTCAGCTCACCCCAGTCCGTCAGCACCATTGCAGGGAACCCCAACTGTTATGATATTCAGACCTTCTTCAACGCGAGCTGGGGGTCGTATTTCTTCTACGGTGGCCCAGGCAGAAACCCTGAGTGCCCTTAA
- the LOC109727174 gene encoding uncharacterized protein LOC109727174 isoform X1 codes for MSPSPPTALLVLLLVFAAVVCNETTHASALNATTNMGVSPQKVERIQRYLEKINKPAVKSIKSPDGDIIDCVLMNKQLAFDHPLLKNHKIQRVAPNRPALRSEAANQQPRNETASRAWQAWNHVENCPVGTVSVRRTTVEDVLRAGSLSRFLRKKVLKRIASEPYTGHEYAVAYVDQQQAYGTKAIIDVWDPSVEFSSEFSLSQIWLIAGSYENEDLNTVEVGWQVLGGSSAPRLFIYWTRDAYASTGCYNLVCPGFVQTNNQVVLGGAITSVSTYNATQREITLLVRKDPNSGNWWLSYQNIDVGYWPAEIFTHLASYATLVEWGGEIVNDDVNGQHTTTQMGSGHFAEEGYRKASYFRNVEVVNSTNALSSPQSVSTIAGNPNCYDIQTFFNASWGSYFFYGGPGRNPECP; via the exons AtgtctccttctcctcctactGCTTTACTTGTTCTACTGCTAGTGTTTGCCGCCGTCGTCTGCAACGAAACTACGCATGCCTCAGCTTTGAATGCTACTACTAACATGGGAGTGTCGCCGCAAAAGGTGGAGAGGATTCAAAGATACTTGGAGAAGATAAATAAACCTGCTGTAAAATCCATTAAA agcccaGATGGAGATATCATTGACTGTGTTCTTATGAACAAGCAACTAGCTTTTGATCATCCTCTTCTGAAGAATCACAAGATTCAG AGAGTAGCACCCAACAGGCCGGCTTTGCGTTCCGAAGCCGCCAACCAACAGCCGAGAAATGAAACCGCGAGCAGGGCTTGGCAGGCATGGAACCATGTCGAAAACTGCCCCGTCGGAACGGTGTCGGTACGGAGAACGACGGTGGAGGATGTGTTGCGAGCCGGATCTTTGTCTCGCTTCCTCAGAAAGAAAGTTCTTAAACGTATTGCTAGCGAGCCTTACACGGGCCATGAG TACGCAGTAGCTTATGTCGACCAGCAACAAGCGTATGGGACTAAGGCCATAATCGACGTCTGGGATCCATCTGTCGAATTCTCTAGTGAGTTCAGCCTTTCCCAGATCTGGCTTATCGCAGGATCGTACGAGAACGAGGATCTCAACACCGTCGAAGTTGGATGGcag GTACTCGGTGGGAGCAGCGCACCCAGGCTATTCATCTACTGGACA AGGGATGCATATGCCAGTACAGGGTGCTACAACTTGGTCTGCCCAGGATTTGTGCAAACAAACAACCAAGTAGTACTCGGAGGAGCGATAACCTCAGTATCGACATACAATGCCACCCAACGTGAAATTACCCTTCTTGTGCGGAAG GATCCGAATAGTGGCAATTGGTGGCTTAGCTATCAAAATATTGATGTTGGTTACTGGCCAGCTGAGATCTTCACGCACCTCGCGAGCTACGCCACTTTGGTGGAATGGGGTGGAGAGATCGTGAACGACGATGTCAACGGGCAACACACGACGACCCAGATGGGTTCGGGCCACTTCGCGGAGGAAGGGTACCGAAAGGCCAGCTACTTCCGCAATGTCGAGGTCGTAAATTCCACTAATGCCCTCAGCTCACCCCAGTCCGTCAGCACCATTGCAGGGAACCCCAACTGTTATGATATTCAGACCTTCTTCAACGCGAGCTGGGGGTCGTATTTCTTCTACGGTGGCCCAGGCAGAAACCCTGAGTGCCCTTAA